In Molothrus aeneus isolate 106 chromosome 13, BPBGC_Maene_1.0, whole genome shotgun sequence, a genomic segment contains:
- the LOC136562312 gene encoding Krueppel-like factor 13, which produces MQDPGKDLPAHTAPRAAPPAPPRPPGRPARQRGAPAAPPPPARPRQRPQEEEDEKEEEHEEQDEESRRGRGRQEIIRKHMLHFIINLQGILKTHNYSQMLQAGYGTQLWTYSCPQARQDRVKLMLGASWMV; this is translated from the exons ATGCAGGATCCAGGGAAGGACCTTCCCGCACACACCGCACCACGCGCGGCCCCACCCGCTCCGCCCCGGCCCCCGGGACGCCCCGCCAGGCAGCGAGGGGCCCCCGCAGCGCcaccgcccccggcccggccccggcagcgtccgcaggaggaggaagatgagaaggaagaggagcacgaggagcaggatgaggagagtcgcaggggaaggggaaggcaAG AAATCATCAGAAAACATATGCTTCATTTCATCATAAACCTCCAAGGCATTCTCAAG ACCCACAACTATTCTCAAATGCTGCAGGCTGGATATGGTACCCAACTGTGGACTTACTCATG TCCACAGGCAAGACAGGACAGAGTGAAGTTGATGCTTGGAGCTTCTTGGATGGTGTGA